The Coffea arabica cultivar ET-39 chromosome 3c, Coffea Arabica ET-39 HiFi, whole genome shotgun sequence genome contains a region encoding:
- the LOC113704566 gene encoding uncharacterized protein translates to MAAVFRKYGVTHKVFTSYHLQTNGQAEISNREIKYILEKMVRSDRKGWSSRLNDVLWIYRTVDKSPISISPYRLVFVKPCHLPVELEHKAYWGIKKCNMDLDEAGIHRKLQLQELEELRNNTYKNATLYKEKIKVSYLRSRWAGPFVVINIFHYGAVKIQNMQIAKKFVVNGHCFKPYYESVSMEKVEIINLEDPTYAA, encoded by the exons ATGGCGGCTGTATTTCGTAAATATGGAGTGACTCATAAGGTATTTACATCCTATCACCTCCAAACAAATGGTCAAGCAGAGATTTCGAATAGGGAAATTAAATATATATTGGAGAAGATGGTTCGCTCTGATAGGAAGGGTTGGAGTTCACGATTGAACGATGTACTCTGGATTTATAGGACAGTCGATAAGAGTCCTATAAGTATATCTCCCTATAGGTTGGTATTTGTGAAGCCGTGTCATTTACCGGTTGAGCTCGAGCACAAAGCATATTGGGGGATCAAGAAATGCAACATGGATCTTGATGAGGCTGGAATACATAGAAAACTTCAATTACAAGAATTGGAAGAGTTGAGGAATAATACTTACAAGAATGCAACACTATATAAAGAGAAGATTAAG GTAAGTTACTTACGCTCTCGTTGGGCTGGTCCATTTGTTGTGATTAATATTTTTCACTATGGCGCAGTGAAAATTCAGAATATGCAAATAGCTAAGAAATTTGTGGTTAATGGTCATTGTTTTAAACCCTATTATGAAAGTGTTTCAATGGAGAAGGTGGAGATAATAAATCTTGAAGATCCCACTTATGCTGCTTGA